Proteins encoded together in one Cicer arietinum cultivar CDC Frontier isolate Library 1 chromosome 4, Cicar.CDCFrontier_v2.0, whole genome shotgun sequence window:
- the LOC101500842 gene encoding alpha-1,6-mannosyl-glycoprotein 2-beta-N-acetylglucosaminyltransferase encodes MVSYYIMASSKKPRLRDLALRRLLSVVFVTLCGVVILIFLLGSNSTPNIRSHDLDSVDDDSSSGYHSDLMFTKLQSLPQQTDLSLKLEKLNGMPPRNLDLYPTLAKDAIIVVLYVHNRPQYLKVVVESLSKVVGINETLLIVSHDGYFENMNKIVGGIRFCQVKQIYAPYSPHLFQNSFPGVSVGDCKDKDDAKGKHCEGNPDQYGNHRSPKIVSLKHHWWWMMNMIWDGLRETRVHSGHILFIEEDHFIFPNAYRNLQILTSLKPKKCPDCYAANLAPSDVNSRGEEWESLIAERMGNIGYSFNRTVWRKIHNKAREFCFFDDYNWDITMWATVYPSFGSPVYTLRGSRTSAVHFGKCGLHQGQGENKACIDNGMANIRVEEPDKVANIDSDWDVHVYKNQPGYKAGFKGWGGWGDDRDRHLCLSFANMYLSKGTASSL; translated from the coding sequence ATGGTTAGTTATTATATTATGGCTTCTTCTAAGAAACCACGCCTTAGAGATTTGGCTTTGCGCCGTTTGTTATCTGTGGTGTTTGTTACTTTATGTGGTgttgtgattttgatttttttacttGGATCAAATTCAACACCAAACATTAGGAGTCATGATTTAGATAGTGTTGATGATGATAGTTCTTCTGGGTATCATAGTGATTTGATGTTTACAAAGTTGCAAAGTCTTCCTCAACAGACTGATTTATCACTGAAATTGGAAAAACTAAATGGTATGCCTCCAAGAAACTTGGATTTGTATCCAACTCTTGCTAAGGATGCTATCATTGTTGTTTTGTATGTTCATAACCGGCCGCAGTATCTTAAAGTTGTTGTTGAGAGTCTTTCTAAGGTTGTAGGGATTAATGAGACTTTACTAATTGTTAGTCATGATGGTTATTTTGAGAACATGAATAAGATCGTCGGTGGTATTAGGTTTTGCCAAGTTAAACAGATTTATGCTCCGTATTCGCCTCATTTGTTTCAGAATAGCTTTCCTGGTGTTTCAGTTGGTGATTGCAAGGACAAAGATGATGCGAAAGGAAAACATTGTGAGGGGAATCCTGATCAGTATGGAAACCACCGATCGCCGAAGATTGTATCGTTGAAACATCATTGGTGGTGGATGATGAACATGATATGGGATGGATTGAGAGAGACTAGAGTGCATTCGGGTCATATTCTTTTTATCGAAGAAGACCACTTCATATTTCCAAACGCATATCGGAATCTACAGATTCTAACTTCGTTGAAGCCTAAGAAGTGCCCTGATTGTTATGCTGCAAACTTAGCACCTTCTGATGTGAACTCAAGAGGTGAAGAATGGGAGAGTTTAATTGCAGAGAGAATGGGAAACATAGGTTACTCTTTCAATCGAACTGTTTGGAGGAAAATACACAATAAGGCTAGAGAGTTTTGCTTCTTTGATGACTATAATTGGGATATCACTATGTGGGCAACGGTTTATCCCTCGTTCGGTAGTCCTGTCTATACGTTACGAGGCTCTAGGACTAGTGCCGTTCACTTTGGGAAATGTGGTTTGCATCAGGGTCAAGGAGAGAATAAGGCTTGCATTGATAATGGCATGGCGAATATTCGTGTAGAAGAGCCTGACAAGGTTGCTAACATTGATTCAGATTGGGATGTTCATGTCTATAAGAATCAGCCTGGTTATAAAGCCGGGTTTAAAGGTTGGGGAGGTTGGGGAGACGACAGAGATCGCCATTTATGTTTGAGTTTCGCCAACATGTATCTCTCCAAAGGCACTGCATCTTCCTTGTAA
- the LOC113784759 gene encoding uncharacterized protein, whose amino-acid sequence MRGAFGQIIRNIIGDRRDDVERIPPTASNRRRNEANRPIRQRRRRQQEVQDDDVDSTEHAHMEEDVPQPPQMEQTADDTPDTSAHPDADESDDADDIDEQDQQTGFPGGPTVTSLLTQYEHHMARRLWEGEDRGSLKVITHGLKLKKFAEVPIPAPVEHWIQESGLMHLSSGYLTMADAGLISAFVERWHRETSSFHLPFGEMTITLDDVAALLHISPHGKFFDAPLNMNTNNAVRAAHEY is encoded by the exons ATGAGAGGAGCCTTTGGTCAGATTATTCGTAACATCATAGGTGACAGACGTGATGATgtagagagaattccaccaacagcATCAAACAGACGACGCAACGAAGCAAATCGTCCTATTAGGCAGCGTCGTCGAAGACAACAGGAGGTTCAGGACGATGATGTTGACTCCACCGAGCATGCacatatggaggaggatgtccctcaGCCGCCACAGATGGAGCAGACCGCTGATGATACTCCTGATACTTCTGCACATCCTGACGCTGATGAGTCCGATGATGCTGATGATATTGATGAGCAGGATCAGCAGACGGGATTTCCCGGAGGACCGACAGTGACATCTTTGTTGACACAGTATGAGCATCACATGGCTCGGAGGTTATGGGAAGGAGag GATCGTGGATCACTAAAGGTAATTACTCACGGATTGAAATTGAAGAAGTTTGCGGAAGTTCCTATTCCAGCTCCTGTAGAGCATTGGATTCAGGAATCTGGGCTGATGCATCTATCTTCAGGCTACCTCACAATGGCGGATGCTGGTCTGATATCGgcatttgttgaaagatggcatcgagagaccagctcatttcatctgccatttggagagatgacGATCACCTTAGATGATGTTGCGGCTCTCCTTCACATCTCACCgcatggtaaattttttgatgcacctTTGAATATGAATACTAATAATGCTGTAAGAGCTGCACATGAGTACTAA